A genomic stretch from Arachis stenosperma cultivar V10309 chromosome 3, arast.V10309.gnm1.PFL2, whole genome shotgun sequence includes:
- the LOC130966543 gene encoding secreted RxLR effector protein 161-like — translation MDIPVAKGDKFSLKQCPKNNLERIAMHDKPYASALGSLIYAQVCTRLDISFIVGVLGRYLSKLGMDHWIAVKRVMCYLKRTKNYMLICWRLENLEIIGYFDSDFVGCQDNRCSTSGCVFMLAGGPIAWKSNKQTLVTSSTMEAEYVACFEASKHGIWL, via the coding sequence ATGGACATTCCCGTAGCTAAAGGAGACAAGTTTAGTCTCAAGCAATGTCCCAAAAATAATCTTGAGAGGATAGCAATGCATGATAAACCTTATGCATCAGCACTAGGGAGTTTAATATATGCTCAAGTCTGCACACGTCTCGATATATCATTCATAGTGGGAGTGTTGGGTAGATACTTGAGCAAACTGGGCATGGATCATTGGATAGCTGTTAAACGCGTAATGTGTTATTTGAAAAGAACAAAGAATTACATGCTTATTTGTTGGAGATTAGAAAATTTGGAGATCATTGGGTACTTTGATTCCGATTTTGTGGGATGCCAAGATAATAGATGCTCTACTTCAGGTTGTGTCTTCATGTTGGCTGGAGGACCTATTGCATGGAAGTCTAACAAACAGACTCTTGTAACTTCTTCAACAATGGAGGCTGAGTATGTTGCTTGCTTTGAGGCATCCAAACATGGCATATGGTTGTAG